One window of Fibrobacterota bacterium genomic DNA carries:
- a CDS encoding SCO family protein, which translates to MKAPKRVGWTATAAIIPILVCSQAYADFPDPDSVLPASQSLPPALIDVGIDEHLENSIPLEAEFRDEADRPVRLSEFFRAGKPVLLNFAYYRCPMLCNLVLAGMVEALKKSEWTPGKEFEVVTVSIDSKEGGAQAAAKKKSHIEALGRPEAASGWHFLTGTDRQIRRLADAIGFRYHYNPASEDFSHSAAIYAISPRGKICRYLYGVAYPPQDLHLALLEAKDGKALSVGEKLLLFCYHYDADAKGYVLFAKNSMRIGGYLVLGALLLLLGGLWRRELKSRKENPLPRPEARVGKIYRQEG; encoded by the coding sequence ATGAAGGCTCCGAAGCGCGTTGGGTGGACGGCGACCGCGGCGATTATACCCATTCTCGTATGCTCGCAGGCGTATGCCGACTTTCCCGATCCGGACTCCGTCCTGCCCGCCTCCCAATCCCTCCCCCCCGCCCTCATCGATGTCGGGATCGATGAGCACTTGGAGAATTCGATCCCTCTGGAAGCGGAATTCCGAGATGAAGCGGACCGCCCCGTGCGCTTATCGGAATTTTTCCGGGCGGGGAAACCAGTCCTCCTCAATTTCGCGTATTACCGTTGCCCCATGCTCTGCAATCTGGTCCTGGCCGGCATGGTGGAAGCGCTGAAAAAGTCCGAATGGACTCCCGGGAAGGAATTCGAGGTTGTGACCGTCAGCATCGACTCCAAGGAAGGCGGCGCCCAGGCGGCCGCCAAGAAGAAATCCCATATCGAAGCCCTGGGACGCCCTGAAGCCGCGTCGGGATGGCATTTCCTGACCGGCACCGACCGGCAGATAAGACGGCTTGCGGACGCCATCGGATTCCGGTACCACTATAATCCCGCAAGCGAAGACTTCTCCCACAGCGCCGCCATCTACGCCATTTCCCCTCGGGGGAAGATCTGCCGCTACTTATACGGGGTGGCCTACCCCCCTCAGGATCTTCATCTCGCGCTGTTGGAAGCCAAGGATGGAAAGGCCTTGTCCGTGGGCGAAAAGCTCCTCTTATTCTGCTACCACTACGATGCTGACGCCAAGGGCTATGTCCTGTTCGCCAAAAACTCCATGCGGATCGGGGGATATCTGGTCCTGGGTGCGCTGCTTTTGCTGCTAGGCGGGCTTTGGAGGCGTGAGTTGAAAAGCCGGAAGGAAAATCCGCTCCCGCGGCCCGAAGCCCGCGTCGGCAAGATTTATCGGCAAGAAGGTTAA